A section of the Myxocyprinus asiaticus isolate MX2 ecotype Aquarium Trade chromosome 40, UBuf_Myxa_2, whole genome shotgun sequence genome encodes:
- the trarg1b gene encoding trafficking regulator of GLUT4 (SLC2A4) 1b, with protein MAINTDAPHATGALGVALKSTDFGDTEKLLDVSARELKGELNHNTSDTSSVKNLETEQNDPNVDYVVTIHRSPSRVSFSRASSPTPGEREPCSFIWVAVLSCFCPAVPINLFALYFAHMSRSMIQAKDYDGGRRLGRLSLLLSVVSIVVGLAILLYLVMSEIQ; from the exons ATGGCTATTAATACAGACGCGCCTCACGCGACAGGTGCTCTGGGCGTCGCGCTGAAGTCCACCGATTTTGGAGACACTGAAAAACTTCTGGACGTCTCGGCCAGAGAGCTAAAGGGAGAGTTAAACCACAACACGTCTGATACAAGCAGCGTCAAGAACCTCGAAACGGAACAGAATGATCCGAATGTGGACTATGTAGTCACAATCCACCGATCTCCATCTCGGGTCAGTTTCAGCCGCGCCTCATCGCCGACACCCGGAGAACGGGAGCCCTGTAGTTTCATTTGGGTGGCGGTGCTCTCGTGCTTCTGCCCTGCTGTTCCAATCAACTTGTTTGCCCTTTATTTTGCGCATATG TCCCGCTCCATGATACAAGCCAAAGATTATGATGGGGGCAGAAGACTTGGACGTCTATCTCTGTTGCTCAGTGTTGTTTCCATTGTTGTGGGTCTGGCAATACTCCTTTATCTGGTGATGTCAg AGATTCAATAG
- the LOC127430516 gene encoding protein LIAT1-like produces MATFRDRWIKSAFQATNMREEISMKKGFHVPPLTGATAKVSKKKRKQKKKSSSGINQSKDSEKHQMEQWTNEEMSDVQNKGRAKAKDQKNCKSQNPKVISEEAPAPTVEDKSDETNQGQDSLRWEGVLEDPVAEAQRLEVYRANRHKRYMASRQVFLQNISSSKLNA; encoded by the exons ATGGCAACTTTCAGAGACAGATGGATTAAAAGTGCTTTCCAAGCGACAAATATGCGCGAGGAGATTTCAATGAAAAAGGGGTTTCATGTCCCACCTTTGACTGGTGCCACAGCGAAAGTGAGCAAGAAAAAgaggaaacagaaaaagaaatcgAGCAGTGGAATTAACCAATCAAAGGATTCAG AGAAACACCAGATGGAACAGTGGACCAATGAAGAGATGAGTGATGTTCAGAACAAAGGCCGTGCCAAAGCAAAAGATCAAAAGAACTGTAAATCCCAAAATCCCAAGGTCATCTCAGAAGAAGCCCCAGCTCCAACAGTGGAAGACAAATCAGACGAGACCAACCAAGGACAGGATAGCTTGAGGTGGGAAGGAGTTCTCGAGGATCCTGTTGCAGAGGCCCAACGGTTGGAGGTATATAGAGCCAACCGCCATAAACGTTATATGGCATCAAGACAGGTTTTTCTACAAAACATTAGTTCCTCTAAATTAAATGCATGA